One segment of Gordonia terrae DNA contains the following:
- a CDS encoding SDR family NAD(P)-dependent oxidoreductase: MSTTETSVVVGATGAMGTVFTRRLVARGMRVLAVGRRAEELEQLAATDELIVPCAADIAEDSSMDAIRACLDGPVRLAVFAAGLPVRGSADAIEPSLLATAANIKVAGTVRLLRAVRDHLADGSRFVAIAGSLGLEPGPLDAGPGTANAALFNLMRQIGALYGPRGVTVHTIAPGPIDTPRLRAFVDTESRETGATPQEIWDRYTAKTSLGRLPTLDEIAWLVEMLLQPQAAVLHGSVLNADGGTRHGIQ; encoded by the coding sequence GTGTCGACTACCGAGACATCCGTGGTCGTCGGCGCGACCGGCGCCATGGGAACCGTGTTCACGCGCCGCCTGGTGGCGCGCGGGATGCGGGTTCTCGCGGTGGGCCGCCGTGCCGAGGAACTCGAACAGCTCGCGGCGACAGACGAACTGATCGTCCCGTGCGCCGCCGACATCGCCGAGGACTCGTCCATGGACGCGATCCGCGCCTGCCTCGACGGGCCCGTACGACTCGCGGTGTTCGCGGCCGGTCTCCCGGTCCGCGGCTCCGCCGACGCGATCGAACCCTCGTTGCTGGCCACCGCCGCCAACATCAAGGTGGCCGGCACGGTCCGGTTGCTGCGAGCCGTCCGCGACCACCTCGCCGACGGCTCGCGGTTCGTCGCGATCGCGGGTTCGCTCGGACTCGAACCGGGGCCCCTCGACGCCGGCCCGGGCACCGCCAACGCCGCCCTGTTCAATCTGATGCGACAGATCGGCGCGTTGTACGGACCCAGAGGGGTCACGGTGCACACCATCGCACCCGGACCCATCGACACTCCTCGGTTGCGCGCCTTCGTCGACACCGAATCGCGCGAGACCGGCGCTACGCCGCAGGAGATCTGGGACCGGTACACGGCCAAGACCTCGCTGGGTCGTCTGCCCACGCTCGACGAGATCGCCTGGCTCGTCGAGATGCTGCTCCAGCCTCAGGCCGCCGTCCTGCACGGCAGCGTCCTCAATGCCGATGGCGGAACTCGCCACGGCATCCAGTAA
- a CDS encoding tautomerase family protein, with protein MPVAHFHIPIGSASTEQRAALLTAASAAYSRVLDSPIERVRTFVVQYDPADIAVGGQLVADGGAIAPYFTAIVLAGRPARQRSELLAAFTDLVVDHLDAERSRVRGQIIEVAPENWGIAGVPASDVRATEISMRAARPAAP; from the coding sequence GTGCCGGTTGCACACTTCCACATCCCCATCGGCAGCGCGTCCACCGAGCAGCGCGCCGCGCTGTTGACCGCCGCGAGTGCGGCCTACTCCCGCGTCCTCGACTCACCGATCGAGCGGGTACGCACCTTCGTCGTGCAGTACGACCCCGCCGACATCGCCGTCGGCGGGCAGCTCGTCGCCGACGGCGGCGCGATCGCACCGTACTTCACCGCGATCGTGCTCGCCGGCCGGCCTGCCCGCCAGCGTTCGGAGCTGCTCGCGGCGTTCACCGACCTCGTCGTCGATCATCTGGACGCCGAGCGATCGCGTGTCCGCGGACAGATCATCGAAGTCGCGCCGGAGAACTGGGGCATCGCGGGCGTGCCCGCGAGTGACGTTCGGGCAACGGAGATCTCGATGCGCGCTGCCCGCCCTGCTGCTCCCTGA
- a CDS encoding HNH endonuclease: MTSITALRDTLIGLPPPPDDGSGRAVFERLDELRVLRNVVDHQIAVHIALFDASDAAARAGTTTRTALIEMGMPPAAAGRGVRIAGGLASLPKLADCAADGYLSAECVDAVVRGITLIDTRAPAALSDGDRSAVESELLTQAFSGATPAEINDHARSIAVRVAATDPDAVPAADDASLNTVHTRVTEEGRVAITADVTAVIGEKFLSMIDERSCPRPEPDGADDRRGVTQRRADGLELLLDQAAIGAAMTTAGAPRTQVLVTIPADGADPARLPWVGAVTASTARRLSCDGGVAEIVLDDEGVPLRMGTTKRLFPHHLRQAIVVRDQCCVKCGAPAAHTQVHHLIHWADGGATDLDNGCLLCQRCHTQVHHHGWQVVMGPDRHPWLIPPADIDPRRRPRPAYNRRTLRLDDAPV, from the coding sequence ATGACCTCGATCACCGCACTCCGCGACACCCTCATCGGCCTGCCGCCACCACCCGACGACGGGAGTGGTCGCGCCGTGTTCGAGCGTCTCGACGAACTGCGGGTGCTGCGCAACGTGGTCGATCACCAGATCGCCGTCCACATAGCGCTTTTCGACGCCTCCGATGCCGCAGCGCGCGCCGGCACCACCACCCGCACCGCTCTGATCGAGATGGGAATGCCCCCGGCAGCCGCCGGCCGTGGTGTGCGGATCGCCGGTGGCCTGGCGTCGTTGCCGAAACTCGCCGACTGCGCCGCCGACGGATATCTGTCTGCCGAGTGCGTGGATGCGGTGGTCCGCGGCATCACTCTCATCGACACACGTGCTCCGGCAGCGCTGTCCGACGGCGACCGGTCGGCGGTCGAGAGCGAGTTGCTCACCCAGGCGTTCTCCGGTGCCACACCCGCCGAGATCAACGACCACGCCCGGAGTATCGCAGTCCGGGTCGCAGCCACTGACCCGGACGCGGTTCCGGCGGCTGATGATGCGTCACTGAACACCGTGCACACCCGCGTCACCGAGGAAGGCAGGGTCGCGATCACCGCCGATGTGACCGCGGTGATCGGCGAGAAATTTCTGTCGATGATCGACGAACGCTCCTGCCCGCGCCCGGAACCCGACGGCGCTGACGATCGCCGTGGTGTGACGCAGCGTCGCGCCGACGGGTTGGAACTACTTCTCGATCAAGCGGCGATCGGTGCGGCGATGACGACCGCCGGTGCACCCCGCACCCAAGTCCTGGTCACCATCCCCGCGGACGGCGCTGATCCGGCGCGCCTGCCGTGGGTCGGGGCGGTCACAGCATCGACAGCCCGACGCCTGTCGTGTGACGGCGGCGTGGCCGAGATCGTCCTCGACGACGAGGGCGTGCCGTTGCGGATGGGCACCACGAAACGATTGTTCCCGCACCATCTGCGGCAGGCGATCGTCGTGCGCGATCAGTGCTGTGTGAAATGCGGTGCCCCCGCCGCGCATACCCAAGTCCACCACCTCATCCACTGGGCTGATGGTGGTGCGACCGATCTGGACAACGGGTGCCTGCTGTGCCAGCGCTGCCACACCCAGGTGCATCACCACGGCTGGCAGGTGGTGATGGGACCCGACCGGCACCCGTGGCTGATCCCGCCGGCCGACATCGACCCCCGCCGCCGACCCCGCCCGGCCTACAACCGGCGCACCCTGCGACTCGACGACGCCCCCGTCTAA
- a CDS encoding ISL3 family transposase — MRTVRVLQKLLGIERARVVGVRFDEDDRGQIMVVSLELHSRARSRCPQCRKFCPGYDQPSARRRWRHLDMGGWRCILELPARRVQCPRHNVGSEWVPWARPKAKMTRAFDDAVAWMCAHAPMSAVSAYLRVSWRTVSRIVERVVDDHVGLTKRLNGLRRIGIDEISYRKGHRYLVAVVNHDSGQLVWAGEGAKKETIERFFDELGDVRARRITHISADGAEYIGAVLAEQAPHAYWCMDPFHVLQWVNQALDRCRARVMNRVVGLSKVERGRLRWALLKNPDNLTDSQRRLQSIVVCNVNSQLARAYQMKEEIRHILSGAYRSSWAPLRRWIRKAESSGIPEFRLTAQSIRKREVQIHNAVACQMSNARVEATNCHLRSLTKRSYGFHTPDALIAMANLTRGGACPKLPHHD; from the coding sequence TTGCGCACTGTCAGAGTACTGCAGAAGTTGCTCGGAATCGAGCGTGCCCGAGTGGTGGGTGTCAGGTTCGATGAGGATGATCGCGGGCAGATCATGGTGGTGTCGCTGGAGTTGCACAGCAGGGCACGGTCACGGTGCCCGCAATGTCGGAAATTCTGCCCTGGTTACGATCAGCCGTCGGCGCGGCGACGGTGGCGCCATCTCGACATGGGTGGCTGGCGATGCATTCTCGAGTTGCCGGCCAGGCGGGTGCAGTGCCCGCGCCACAATGTGGGTAGCGAATGGGTTCCGTGGGCGCGTCCGAAAGCGAAGATGACCAGGGCTTTCGACGACGCCGTCGCGTGGATGTGCGCGCACGCGCCGATGAGCGCCGTGAGTGCTTATCTCCGGGTCTCCTGGCGGACGGTGTCTCGTATCGTTGAGCGCGTGGTCGACGATCATGTCGGACTGACCAAACGCTTGAACGGGTTGCGACGCATCGGTATCGACGAAATCTCCTACCGTAAGGGCCACCGATATTTGGTCGCCGTGGTCAACCATGACTCAGGTCAACTGGTGTGGGCGGGTGAGGGTGCCAAGAAGGAGACGATCGAGCGATTCTTCGATGAGCTCGGTGATGTGCGCGCCCGTAGGATCACCCACATCAGCGCTGACGGCGCCGAGTACATCGGCGCAGTCCTCGCCGAGCAGGCGCCGCACGCCTACTGGTGCATGGACCCATTTCACGTGCTGCAGTGGGTCAATCAGGCGTTGGACAGGTGCCGCGCTCGGGTGATGAACCGAGTTGTTGGCTTGTCGAAGGTAGAACGCGGGCGACTGAGGTGGGCGTTATTGAAGAATCCCGACAACCTCACCGACAGTCAACGGCGGCTGCAATCCATTGTTGTCTGTAACGTCAACAGCCAACTTGCCCGCGCTTATCAGATGAAAGAGGAGATACGGCACATACTTTCAGGCGCTTACCGATCAAGTTGGGCGCCTTTACGGCGATGGATCCGTAAGGCGGAGTCCTCCGGTATTCCCGAGTTTCGACTCACTGCGCAGAGCATCCGCAAACGGGAGGTGCAGATCCACAACGCGGTCGCGTGTCAAATGAGCAATGCGCGAGTCGAGGCAACGAACTGCCACCTCCGGTCATTGACAAAGCGGTCGTACGGATTTCACACACCCGACGCCCTGATCGCGATGGCCAACCTCACACGAGGCGGCGCGTGTCCGAAACTTCCGCATCACGATTGA
- a CDS encoding tautomerase family protein, translating to MPFIDVTIAQGRSPDEVRALMRELTAAAHRAIGAPVANIRVCVREVPPTHWSAGDVTVAERQATISES from the coding sequence ATGCCGTTCATCGACGTGACCATCGCCCAAGGGCGTTCGCCCGACGAGGTGCGCGCACTCATGCGCGAGCTGACGGCGGCCGCCCATCGTGCGATCGGCGCCCCGGTCGCGAACATCCGCGTCTGTGTCCGCGAGGTCCCGCCCACCCACTGGTCGGCGGGCGACGTCACCGTCGCCGAGCGTCAGGCGACGATCTCGGAATCGTGA
- a CDS encoding 2-keto-4-pentenoate hydratase produces the protein MTDNGIDDWSAVRVAGSLLAAERSRTARTSIQHEWPGLSLDVAYAAQDIALADRRSRGETVTGIKLGLTSRAKQKQMGVDEPSVAWLTDAMALPAGLPVPRERLIHPRAEPEIAFVLGRPLAGPGVTAATALAAVDHAMAAIEIIDSRYSGFKFTLADAVADNNSSGVYVTGPVIRDVADVDFGLEACLLEVDGDIVATATGSAVLGHPAEALAFAANTFGARGITLEAGWVVLTGGMTDAVPVEPGSRVAAHFTTLGSITVAGG, from the coding sequence GTGACAGACAACGGAATCGACGACTGGAGTGCGGTTCGCGTGGCCGGCTCGTTGCTCGCCGCGGAGCGCTCGCGGACGGCGCGGACCTCGATCCAGCACGAGTGGCCGGGACTGAGCCTCGACGTCGCCTACGCCGCCCAGGACATCGCGCTCGCCGACCGCCGCTCGCGCGGGGAGACCGTGACCGGGATCAAGCTGGGCCTGACCTCGCGGGCCAAGCAGAAGCAGATGGGCGTCGACGAGCCCTCGGTCGCGTGGCTGACCGATGCCATGGCGTTGCCCGCGGGCTTGCCGGTCCCGCGTGAGCGACTCATCCATCCACGCGCCGAGCCCGAGATCGCCTTCGTGCTCGGGCGTCCCCTCGCCGGTCCCGGTGTCACCGCGGCCACGGCACTCGCCGCGGTCGATCATGCGATGGCCGCGATCGAGATCATCGACAGTCGCTACTCGGGATTCAAGTTCACCCTCGCGGATGCGGTGGCCGACAACAACTCTTCCGGCGTCTACGTGACCGGCCCGGTCATCCGCGATGTCGCGGACGTGGACTTCGGACTCGAGGCGTGCCTGCTCGAGGTCGACGGTGACATCGTCGCCACCGCGACGGGTTCAGCAGTGCTCGGACATCCCGCGGAGGCATTGGCGTTCGCGGCCAACACCTTCGGTGCGCGGGGCATCACCCTGGAGGCGGGGTGGGTCGTCCTCACCGGGGGTATGACGGACGCTGTCCCGGTGGAGCCGGGTAGCCGGGTCGCGGCACACTTCACCACGCTCGGTTCGATCACGGTCGCGGGAGGGTGA
- a CDS encoding 2-keto-4-pentenoate hydratase, which yields MTDHAGLVRDAADALLDAYRDHAPIEPLAGRFADHPLSTAYEIALAQVQDWEKQGDVVKGHKVGLASRAIQRQMGVDQPDFGHLTASMFHLEHAPIPAGTFIQPRIEPEVAFVLARPLRGPGVTVAEAAAAVDFVLPALEIVDSRIRDWKINIFDTIADNASSGGVILGGRPVPLVDVDLRMAGCNLHVNGELVHTGAGGAVLGSPINALVWLANTVGPLGVTLEPGHVVLPGSMTAAVPVGPGDTVVATIAGVGSVTAVLGA from the coding sequence ATGACCGACCATGCCGGCCTCGTGCGCGACGCCGCCGATGCGTTGCTCGACGCCTATCGAGACCACGCCCCGATCGAACCCCTGGCCGGGCGGTTCGCGGACCACCCATTGTCGACCGCCTATGAGATCGCCCTCGCCCAGGTCCAGGACTGGGAGAAGCAGGGCGACGTGGTGAAAGGGCACAAGGTGGGGCTGGCCTCCCGTGCCATCCAACGGCAGATGGGGGTCGACCAGCCGGACTTCGGGCACCTCACGGCGAGCATGTTCCACCTCGAGCACGCCCCGATCCCGGCGGGCACGTTCATCCAACCGCGCATCGAGCCGGAGGTCGCCTTCGTCCTCGCGAGGCCACTACGCGGACCGGGAGTCACGGTCGCCGAGGCGGCCGCGGCCGTCGACTTCGTGCTCCCCGCACTGGAGATCGTGGACTCCCGCATCCGCGACTGGAAGATCAACATCTTCGACACCATCGCCGACAACGCGTCATCGGGCGGGGTCATCCTGGGCGGGCGGCCGGTGCCGCTCGTCGACGTCGACCTGCGGATGGCCGGCTGCAACCTGCACGTGAACGGCGAACTCGTCCACACCGGCGCCGGTGGTGCGGTGCTCGGGTCGCCGATCAACGCCCTGGTCTGGCTGGCCAACACGGTCGGGCCCCTCGGCGTCACGCTCGAACCCGGCCATGTGGTGCTGCCCGGCTCGATGACCGCGGCGGTGCCGGTCGGGCCGGGGGACACCGTGGTCGCCACCATCGCCGGCGTCGGCAGCGTGACCGCGGTGCTGGGTGCGTGA
- a CDS encoding IclR family transcriptional regulator → MAALQTVQKIGPVLDLFTVERPEWGVSEVAGELGVPRSSAHALLASLVDIGLLQCRARGRYRIGWRVVELNQALQGTVDVKSCAAPILQALSEKFGETTHLAVMERYRVIYVDKVLGNHVINVSGARIGAQLDAHCSAVGKVLLAHCDPAQLARNLTDKQLRRYTSSTLTDPDELAAELKGVLRRGCAFDLAEAVPDVHCVAAPIRDEMGVVVAAMSITAPATRFIPAQHEFRRAVIAAAADASRALNSSSGDLSTPIRLPEREVSVLHAVAG, encoded by the coding sequence GTGGCCGCGCTGCAGACCGTCCAGAAAATCGGCCCGGTCCTGGATCTGTTCACCGTCGAACGTCCCGAGTGGGGTGTGTCGGAGGTCGCCGGCGAACTGGGCGTCCCCCGGTCGAGCGCGCACGCGCTGCTGGCCTCGCTGGTCGACATCGGCCTGCTGCAGTGTCGCGCCCGCGGCCGCTACCGTATCGGCTGGCGCGTCGTCGAACTGAACCAGGCGCTGCAGGGCACGGTCGACGTCAAGTCCTGTGCTGCCCCGATCCTGCAGGCGCTCTCGGAGAAGTTCGGCGAGACAACCCATCTCGCCGTCATGGAACGCTATCGGGTGATCTACGTCGACAAGGTTCTGGGCAACCACGTCATCAACGTGTCCGGCGCCCGGATCGGCGCCCAGCTCGATGCGCATTGCAGCGCGGTCGGCAAAGTGCTCCTCGCGCACTGCGATCCGGCTCAGCTGGCTCGCAACCTGACCGACAAGCAGCTCCGGCGGTACACGTCCTCGACCCTGACCGACCCGGACGAACTGGCCGCGGAACTGAAGGGTGTGCTGCGCCGGGGCTGCGCCTTCGACCTGGCCGAAGCGGTTCCCGACGTGCATTGCGTCGCGGCGCCGATCCGCGACGAGATGGGGGTCGTCGTGGCGGCGATGTCGATCACCGCGCCCGCGACGAGATTCATCCCGGCACAGCACGAATTCCGGCGTGCGGTGATCGCGGCCGCCGCCGACGCGTCCCGCGCGCTGAACTCCTCGTCCGGCGACCTGTCCACGCCCATCCGTCTGCCCGAGCGCGAGGTCTCCGTCCTGCACGCGGTGGCGGGATGA
- a CDS encoding EthD family reductase, translated as MYRLTVIYGHPLDPQAFDRHYENEHAELVRRIPGLRRFAAGKCDSLDGTEPASYSVAELYFDSKDALAQALGSPEGQAAAGDVANFATGGATLLFSDESMVGP; from the coding sequence ATGTACCGACTCACCGTGATCTACGGACATCCGCTCGACCCGCAGGCCTTCGACCGGCACTACGAGAACGAGCATGCCGAACTGGTCCGCCGTATCCCCGGACTGCGCCGGTTCGCCGCGGGCAAGTGCGACTCCCTCGACGGCACCGAGCCCGCCTCGTACTCGGTGGCCGAGCTGTACTTCGACTCGAAAGACGCCCTTGCCCAGGCCCTCGGATCGCCTGAGGGGCAGGCCGCGGCCGGCGATGTCGCCAACTTCGCCACCGGTGGGGCGACCCTGCTGTTCAGCGACGAGTCGATGGTGGGTCCCTGA
- a CDS encoding NADH:ubiquinone reductase (Na(+)-transporting) subunit F codes for MNTTHRVRIQGSDTPLDVAADQSVLDAVLRAGEWLPHSCTQGTCGTCKLRVLDGEVAHNDSPDYTLTPAERCAGLALGCMATPCSDLVVEPLGAAVDDGAPRHPLRDHDGTVVVLDDIATDTRRLVVELDEPMTFNAGQYAELVIPGTGVGRQYSMANPPSESKLLEFHVKRTVGGRATEGWIFGSLTVGERVELRGPLGQFHLVREQAEPAILIGGGTGLAPLKSIARHVLDHGLVPELYLYHGGRRRDDLYDVEFFRELEAGYDNFHYRPVLSEEQWDGATGMVTDVVVEDFRSCKGLSAYLCGPPAMIEAGVRALKRRRMAPRLIFREEFTVAVSVATPVATTAAS; via the coding sequence GTGAACACCACACATCGGGTTCGTATCCAGGGCTCGGACACGCCGCTCGACGTGGCCGCCGATCAGTCGGTCCTCGATGCGGTGCTGCGCGCCGGGGAGTGGCTGCCGCACTCCTGCACCCAGGGGACCTGCGGTACCTGCAAGCTCCGAGTGCTCGACGGCGAAGTGGCGCACAATGACTCACCCGACTACACGCTGACGCCGGCCGAACGGTGTGCCGGGTTGGCGCTGGGTTGCATGGCCACGCCGTGCTCGGACCTGGTCGTCGAACCGCTGGGCGCCGCAGTCGACGACGGAGCGCCCCGACATCCGCTGCGCGACCACGACGGCACCGTCGTCGTCCTGGACGACATCGCCACCGACACGCGCCGGCTCGTCGTCGAACTGGACGAGCCGATGACGTTCAACGCGGGCCAGTATGCGGAGCTGGTGATCCCCGGTACCGGTGTGGGGCGTCAGTACTCGATGGCCAACCCGCCGTCGGAGTCGAAGCTCCTGGAGTTCCACGTCAAGCGCACCGTCGGTGGACGAGCCACGGAGGGTTGGATCTTCGGTTCGCTGACGGTGGGGGAGCGGGTAGAACTCCGCGGACCGCTCGGCCAGTTCCACCTCGTCCGCGAGCAGGCCGAGCCGGCGATCCTCATCGGCGGCGGTACCGGACTCGCCCCCCTGAAGTCCATCGCCCGCCACGTGCTGGACCACGGCCTGGTACCCGAGCTGTACCTGTACCACGGTGGCCGACGACGGGACGACCTCTACGACGTCGAGTTCTTCCGCGAACTCGAGGCCGGGTACGACAACTTCCACTACCGGCCGGTCCTCAGCGAGGAGCAGTGGGACGGCGCCACCGGGATGGTCACCGACGTCGTCGTCGAGGACTTCCGCAGCTGTAAAGGGCTGAGCGCCTATCTCTGTGGCCCGCCGGCCATGATCGAGGCCGGCGTCCGGGCGCTGAAACGTCGCCGGATGGCGCCCCGTCTCATCTTCCGTGAGGAGTTCACCGTGGCGGTCTCCGTGGCGACCCCCGTGGCGACCACCGCGGCATCGTGA